ACGGCCCCCGGGCCTCGCTGGTCGTTGCCAACCACATCTCCTGGCTGGACATACCGCTGATCGCGGCGGCCCTGCCCGGACGGATGCTTGCCAAGACCGAGGTGCGGCGCTGGCCCGTCCTCGGGCCGCTGGCCGCCCGGGGAGGCACCCTCTTCCTGGAGCGCGACCGGCTCCGTGCGCTGCCCGCCACCGTCCGCGAGATGGCGTCCGCGCTCGACGGCGGGGCACGCGTCATAGCCTTCCCCGAAGGGTCCACCTGGTGCGGACGCGGTCAGGGCAGGTTCCGGCCCGCCGTCTTCCAGGCCGCGCTGGACGCGGGCGCCGCAGTCCAGCCCGTACGCATCACCTATCTGCCCACCGGAGCGGCCGCGTTCGTCGGCGACGACCCGCTGGCCGCGTCCCTGTGGCGGGTCGCGGCGGCCGGCGGCCTCACCGCGGAGATCCGGCTGCTGCCGGTCATCCCGGCGGGGAGCTGCCCCGACCGCCGCTCACTGGCCCGCGCGGCTCAGCGCGCCGTCGCGAGAGAGAGCGCGAACCTGCCTTCCGTATCCGTCCACCAGTGCGTCAATTCCATCCCGCCTTCGGCCAGTTCGGTGCGTACACCCTCCTGACGGAACTTCGCCGACACCTCCGTACGCATCTCCTCGCCCGCTGCGAAGGAGACCGCCAGATCCAGCTCGGGGATCTTCACGGTCAGCGCGGAGCGGGCCCGCAGCCGCATCTCGATCCACTCCTGTTCGCGGTCCCACACCGCCACATGGTCGAAGTCGGCGGGGTCGACGTCCGCGCCCAGCTCCCGGGCGATGACGGACAGCACGTTCTTGTTGAACGCGGCCGTCACACCGGACGCGTCGTCGTACGCCCTGACCAGGACTTCCTCGTCCTTCACCAGATCAGTGCCGAGCAGCAGACTGTCGCCGGGTGCGAGAAGTGACCGCACGGAGCGCAGGAACACGGCGCGCTCGGCGGGCAGCAGATTGCCGATCGTGCCGCCCAGGAAGGCGACCAGCCGCGGCCCCGGGGTGCCGGGCAGCACAAGGCCGCGCGTGAAGTCGGCGATCAGGGCATGGACGTTCAGCCCGGGCCGCTCGGCGAGCAGCGACTGAGCCGCGCCCGTCAGAGCGCTCTCGCTCACATCGACCGGCACATAACTGTGCAGAGTGTGAAGCTCGTCCAGCAGATGCCGGGTCTTCTCCGAGGAGCCGGAGCCCAGCTCCACCAGGGTGCGTGCCCCGCTCACCGCGGCGATCTCGGATGCGCGGGCGGCCAGGATCTCCCGCTCGGCACGCGTCGGGTAGTACTCGGGCAGCCGGGTGATCTCCTCGAACAGCTCGCTGCCGCGGGCGTCGTAGAACCACTTCGGCGGCAGAGTCTTGGGCGTACGGGTCAGGCCGTGCAGCACATCCGCGCGCAGGGCGGCGTCCGTCGCGTCCTCGGGCAGGGTTCGGGTCAGCAGGAACGGGCTCACGCGGTGGGCTCCTTGAGCGGGGTCAGCAGGACATCGGAGCGGGTCGCGGCCAGCAGGCTGTGGTCGGGAACCTCGCGCCAGTGCGGATCGTCGTCGTACGGCTCCGAGGCCACGACCGTGCGGCGGCCCGGCTCGGCCAGATACCAGAGCGTGTCGCCCCATGCGGTCGCCACGATCGTCTCGCCGTCCGTGAGGAGCAGATTGAGCCGGGAACCCGGCGCGGCCGCGGCGATCTCCCGGACGGTGTCGGCCAGCGCCTGGCCCAGTTCGTCGCCGTCGCGCAGCCGGTGCAGCACCAGCGCCCACACCAGCGCGGAGTCGCAGCGGGCCTCGAGCGAGAGCAGCTCGGCCGCGGGCAGCGTCAGGGCGAGCGGTTCCAGGGAGCCTGGCCAGCCGCGCACCGCGCCGTTATGACTGAACAGCCACGGCCCGGCGGCGTACGGCGCGGCCGCCGCCTCGCCGTCCGCGCCCGCCTCGGTGGCGTCGCGGACGGCGGCGAGCAGTGCCCCGCTGCGCACCACGCGGGCCAGGTCGGCGAAGGAGAGATCGGCCCAGATCGGGCCGGAACGCCGGTAGCGGGCGGGCACGGGATCGTCCTCGGCGTACCAGCCGACCCCGAAACCGTCGGCGTTGACCGTGCCGTGCCGCTGGTGACGTGGCGCCCAGGAC
This portion of the Streptomyces sp. NBC_01750 genome encodes:
- the egtC gene encoding ergothioneine biosynthesis protein EgtC — translated: MCRHLAFLGPALPLGQLLVEPLHGLYRQSWAPRHQRHGTVNADGFGVGWYAEDDPVPARYRRSGPIWADLSFADLARVVRSGALLAAVRDATEAGADGEAAAAPYAAGPWLFSHNGAVRGWPGSLEPLALTLPAAELLSLEARCDSALVWALVLHRLRDGDELGQALADTVREIAAAAPGSRLNLLLTDGETIVATAWGDTLWYLAEPGRRTVVASEPYDDDPHWREVPDHSLLAATRSDVLLTPLKEPTA
- a CDS encoding lysophospholipid acyltransferase family protein, with amino-acid sequence MSVWLPSAPCTPRGCATHHGPAAGALRAAARLLAGTLAVVAGLLLAPLAALLGALFGARVRDVMTRSWARAVLRAFGVRVRIVGRPHGPRASLVVANHISWLDIPLIAAALPGRMLAKTEVRRWPVLGPLAARGGTLFLERDRLRALPATVREMASALDGGARVIAFPEGSTWCGRGQGRFRPAVFQAALDAGAAVQPVRITYLPTGAAAFVGDDPLAASLWRVAAAGGLTAEIRLLPVIPAGSCPDRRSLARAAQRAVARESANLPSVSVHQCVNSIPPSASSVRTPS
- the egtD gene encoding L-histidine N(alpha)-methyltransferase, producing the protein MSPFLLTRTLPEDATDAALRADVLHGLTRTPKTLPPKWFYDARGSELFEEITRLPEYYPTRAEREILAARASEIAAVSGARTLVELGSGSSEKTRHLLDELHTLHSYVPVDVSESALTGAAQSLLAERPGLNVHALIADFTRGLVLPGTPGPRLVAFLGGTIGNLLPAERAVFLRSVRSLLAPGDSLLLGTDLVKDEEVLVRAYDDASGVTAAFNKNVLSVIARELGADVDPADFDHVAVWDREQEWIEMRLRARSALTVKIPELDLAVSFAAGEEMRTEVSAKFRQEGVRTELAEGGMELTHWWTDTEGRFALSLATAR